GTTTCTATCCCTTCTTTTTCCAATTCGCTGAACACATGGTTTATGAGAATTGCAGTGTTGCCCTGTTTTCGGGCGCTTCCGTTAAATGCAACTACCTTCATGCTGATCGCCTCTATATGCAAATACCACTTCATGGAATAAAATACCGATTATTTTAATTATTATTTATAGAGAATTATTGATACTTACTGAATATTAAGATATGAAGAGCTTCATTATCAGCGCAGAAAGCCTTGACCCTGATAGTTCTTCAGGACTTCGAAACTGTCTTTATAGTGAATATGGTTCTCTATATTGTATAACAACGAACGCTCAAGGCACGGCAAGATCAGGCAATCCTGAACATCCTGCCTTTCCAGCGGCTGTCCAGCCTGCTCAGGAATACTATGGAAGCTGCGACCAGGATAAGTCCCAGACCCGCGATATAGACCGTTGAAAATTCGCTGTTTACCGGATAATAGAATGACAAAAGCGTTTCAGCCAGCAGTACAGGAACCACCGCTAGCGAGAACTGAAGCAGGATCTTTGCGTCGAGAAGATAGCTATTCGTGAACAATCCTGTGAGATAAGCAAGCACAGAACCCACATATACAGATACTGTGAACATTATGAAAAGTCCAATCAACAGCAAGTCCATCTCTCCTTTAAGATATCCTATTGCTACAAGATAGGGCACTGCCACAAGGCATATAAAGAACAGGAAAAGCATCAATTTTGTCCGGATAACATGGGGCATGGACAAGGGCAGGGAATTGTAACATTCTGATATGTCAATGTTGGACAGCCAGCTATAGAGCAGGGTGCAGAAGAACCCAACCATGGCTGCATAGAATAGCAGGGAAAAATTGAAGTCCCAGAGCATTACAGATTCGATGAACCATGTCACAGCATATAAGAACAGAAGGGGCATAAGGAAAGTCAGTATCACCGGGAATATGATGCCGCTGCGTACAAGGTCTATGATATCCTTGGATAGCATGGGGCTATATTTCGATGAAAGCCGGGAAGTCAAACGCGCAGTTTTCATGAACGCCTCTTTTGATTTGCGCTCATGGGGAGTGGGCACTTCTTTTATGAAAAAGGAGGAGATCACTCCGAGCGCCAGTAATGTTATCAATACTTCAAGTACCAGGTAAAATGAATGGGAATGGTAGAATACAAGTGCGGGAAGTTGAGCCGCTACCTCTTTAATATCAATCCCTGTAAACCACAGATAGAGCCCTCCTGCCGCAGCTATTATCAATGCAGCAGCGCCCAGACGCGCGAGTGCTGCGAACAGAAGCACGCTGAAACTGATGCCGAGTAAAAATGACAGGGTAAGTGAAACAAAGAGGAATAACAGGGAAGAAAAAGAGATAGGCACGAACACGGATGCCAGCGCGAGTCCGAGTATCATCGGCAGGATGGTGAAGAAGACATAGTAAAGTGTATCCTTGATGTAAAACAGGAAAAACAGCCGCCTGAAGCGTATGGGCAGGGTGTAGCCGCTTGCCAGAAGAAGACTCACGCTGCCAAAGCGCCGCTCAAGGATGCGATCTCCGAACATGGCAAAACCGCCGACGCTGAGTCCGTAGAACAGCAGTACCCAGTGCGCCACAAGTAGCAGGTCATCTATCGCCACGGCCCGCCGCAGCATGGGAAGGGTCGCTCCCATTATGAATGTAAAAAGGACGATAGTAAGGGACGAAAATAGAAAATAGGAACGATTGAAAAAAGATGCCTGAAGCCTGAACTCTTCCTTGAACATCAATTTCAGGATCTTCACATCGAGCACAGTTTTCCCCTAAGCAGAAACAAGACGCACGAAAATCTGCTCCAAGTCCTCACCTTTAGCTTTGCG
This window of the Candidatus Methanoperedens sp. genome carries:
- a CDS encoding NAD(P)H-dependent oxidoreductase; this encodes MKVVAFNGSARKQGNTAILINHVFSELEKEGIET